In the Lutra lutra chromosome 12, mLutLut1.2, whole genome shotgun sequence genome, TTCAGATGAATTGGAAGCTACCATTGAAGACGATGGTGATGGGGGATGGGTAGATAGTTACCATGCACAGGCATTGCAGGAATAACTGAAGCAGTTAAGGAGATTACATTGGAAAGCAAGGACAGTATAATACTTCAAGATTGCTCAGCAGtatgtgaggaggaggaagaggaaggagaagctgcAGATATGGAACTATATGGAGAGAGTGGATTTTTGGAAACAGATGAGGCTACCCTGGACACAAGGGAAATAGTAGAAGCTTGTAAAGCTAAGACTGATGCTGGTGGTGAGGATGCTATTTCCCAAATTAGAACTTACAACATTTATATCTCTTATGATAAATATTACCAGACACCAGGACTACGGCTGTTCAGCTATGATGAGCAAAGGTACCCTTCACCAGTTGAACACATGTATGAAAACATCAGTCAAGATCATGTAAAGAAAACAGTGACCAATGAAAATCATCCtcatctccctccacctcctctgtGTTCAGTTTACCCATGCAGGCATGCCCAGGTGATGAAGAAAATAATTGAGACCGTTGCAAAAGGAGGGGGAGAACTTGGTGTTCCTATgtatcttctaattttcttaaaatttgtacaAGTTGTCCTTCCAACAATACAATAAGATTACACCAGACACTTCACAATGTAATGAAGAGAGCATAAAATCTATCCTGATTattggctttgatttttttttttagatttatttattaatttgaaagagaaagagagcgtgtatgtgtgcatgagcaggaagagacagagggagagggagaaagagagaaacagagaagcagactccccactgagcagggaacccatgtGGGAcctaatctcaggaccctgagaccatgacctgagcccaaatcaagaattgggcacacaaccaactgagccaactgaATTAACTCATAGATATGACCATTGACCATATTCACTAATATGTACAA is a window encoding:
- the LOC125082661 gene encoding ubiquitin-like-conjugating enzyme ATG3 yields the protein MELYGESGFLETDEATLDTREIVEACKAKTDAGGEDAISQIRTYNIYISYDKYYQTPGLRLFSYDEQRYPSPVEHMYENISQDHVKKTVTNENHPHLPPPPLCSVYPCRHAQVMKKIIETVAKGGGELGVPMYLLIFLKFVQVVLPTIQ